From a region of the Candidatus Palauibacter polyketidifaciens genome:
- a CDS encoding amidase family protein, with protein MPPRRNTRTLPAFLCATLGMQWAACNPDDGSGAAFEVVEATIGDVQAAIRDGTTTCREVVELHLDRIAAHEDAINAITVLNPRALERADRLDAAQAAGEAMGPLFCVPMLVKDNFDTHDMVTTGGSIALADNLPPDDAFMVRKIREAGAIVIAKTNMAEWAFSPRQSVSSSFDTTRNAYALDRVPAGSSGGTASGVAASFGVIGLGSDTGNSIRGPSSHLALVGIRSTIGLTSRDGVIPLSFDRDIAGPMGRTVEDVARVFNVVAGYDPADPYTEAGRGHAEEDYTAFLDADGARGARIGVLRALADPEETDGEILALFGAAIDDLAALGAEIVDPFEFDVAAELGREGMFCRRFRYDMWVYLRSLGPAAPMTDVLEVLEDGRYSDYAQASLRRNEGAPLDVHPSEWDEPCPDYPENEGRQAYLANLVEAMDDERVDAILYPSWLCVPAPIDRGDEEYCGDNSQRVAPATGMPAITVPMGYTYGELPAGLQVLARPYDEGLLFRIAYGYEQATRHRRPPDGFPEVR; from the coding sequence ATGCCACCGAGGAGAAACACGCGCACTCTCCCTGCGTTCCTGTGTGCTACGCTGGGGATGCAGTGGGCGGCATGCAATCCCGACGACGGCTCCGGCGCGGCGTTCGAGGTCGTGGAGGCGACGATCGGCGACGTGCAGGCGGCGATCCGCGATGGGACGACGACCTGCCGCGAGGTCGTGGAGCTGCATCTCGACCGGATCGCGGCCCATGAAGACGCGATCAACGCGATCACCGTGCTCAACCCCCGGGCTCTCGAACGGGCGGACCGGCTCGACGCGGCGCAGGCCGCCGGCGAGGCGATGGGACCGCTCTTCTGCGTCCCCATGCTCGTCAAGGACAACTTCGACACGCACGACATGGTCACGACCGGGGGGTCCATCGCGCTCGCGGACAACCTTCCGCCCGACGACGCCTTCATGGTGCGGAAGATCCGCGAGGCGGGCGCGATCGTGATCGCCAAGACGAACATGGCGGAATGGGCGTTCAGTCCGCGTCAGTCCGTCAGTTCCTCCTTCGATACGACACGCAACGCCTACGCCCTCGACCGCGTCCCCGCCGGATCCAGCGGCGGGACAGCCTCGGGGGTCGCCGCCTCGTTCGGCGTCATCGGGCTGGGCAGCGACACGGGCAACTCGATCCGCGGCCCCAGCTCCCACCTCGCCCTGGTCGGGATCCGTTCGACCATCGGCCTCACGAGCCGCGACGGAGTCATCCCCCTCTCCTTCGACCGCGATATCGCGGGTCCGATGGGCCGGACCGTGGAGGACGTCGCGCGCGTGTTCAATGTCGTGGCCGGTTACGATCCCGCGGATCCGTACACGGAAGCGGGACGCGGCCACGCGGAAGAGGACTACACGGCCTTCCTGGACGCCGACGGGGCGCGGGGCGCGAGAATCGGCGTCCTGCGCGCGCTGGCGGATCCGGAGGAGACCGATGGGGAGATTCTCGCGCTCTTCGGGGCGGCCATCGACGACCTGGCGGCGCTCGGAGCCGAGATCGTGGACCCCTTCGAGTTCGACGTCGCGGCGGAACTGGGGCGCGAGGGGATGTTCTGCCGCCGCTTTCGCTACGACATGTGGGTCTATCTGCGGTCGCTGGGCCCGGCAGCGCCGATGACCGACGTCCTGGAGGTGCTGGAGGACGGACGGTACTCCGACTACGCGCAGGCGTCGCTGCGGCGGAACGAGGGAGCCCCGCTCGACGTACATCCGTCCGAATGGGACGAGCCGTGCCCGGACTACCCGGAGAACGAGGGCCGTCAGGCCTATCTGGCGAACCTGGTGGAAGCGATGGATGACGAACGCGTGGACGCGATCCTCTACCCGTCGTGGCTCTGCGTGCCCGCCCCTATCGACAGGGGGGACGAGGAATACTGCGGTGACAACAGCCAGCGCGTGGCTCCCGCCACCGGGATGCCCGCGATCACGGTCCCGATGGGGTACACTTACGGCGAGCTTCCGGCGGGACTGCAGGTTCTTGCCCGGCCGTACGACGAAGGGCTTCTCTTCCGGATCGCTTACGGATACGAACAGGCAACACGACACCGCCGTCCTCCGGACGGGTTCCCGGAGGTACGATGA
- a CDS encoding sulfite oxidase: MKQTSEMYRLTRRDFVRAASVAPAAAWLAACDRAGDAGSSDAADEALATGREAEQPPRWAKDPSPFIQRTLNLETRLELVDGFITPNELFFVRNHSPTPAIDPEGYSLRVEGDGAESELRLDLSTLESLPQHTITAYLECAGNWRGLYPELTGTRASGGQWTTGAVGCAEWSGPSLGTVLDLAGVRSETVDVNLVGLDDGFERAMPLAKARDPDTIIALRMNGEPLPADHGFPARSVVPGWSGSSSIKWLGSIQVSTERVWNRNNTSSYVLIGDQWPEADYAPAQGPVITELVVKSALALPRPAQLAPGSHVLHGFAHAPAGPVSAVEWSPDGGATWLEAEIVDPVLPLAWQRFEFEWDATPGAHTLVTRATDAAGNTQPDEPLMNEKGYLLNVPLPHPVQVE; the protein is encoded by the coding sequence ATGAAGCAGACCAGCGAGATGTATCGCCTCACCCGGCGGGATTTCGTGCGTGCCGCCAGCGTGGCACCCGCCGCGGCCTGGCTCGCCGCCTGCGACCGTGCGGGAGACGCCGGGTCATCGGACGCCGCGGACGAAGCCCTGGCCACCGGCCGGGAAGCGGAGCAGCCGCCGAGGTGGGCGAAGGATCCATCGCCCTTCATCCAGCGCACCTTGAACCTGGAAACGCGGCTCGAACTCGTCGACGGATTCATCACGCCGAACGAGCTGTTCTTCGTCCGAAACCACTCGCCCACGCCGGCGATCGATCCGGAGGGCTACTCGCTCCGAGTCGAGGGGGACGGCGCCGAGAGCGAGTTGCGGCTCGACCTCTCCACCCTCGAGTCGCTGCCGCAGCACACGATCACCGCCTACCTTGAGTGCGCCGGAAACTGGCGCGGCCTTTACCCGGAACTCACGGGCACCCGCGCGAGCGGCGGCCAATGGACGACCGGAGCCGTGGGGTGCGCGGAGTGGTCGGGTCCGTCGCTCGGCACGGTGCTCGACCTGGCTGGCGTGCGGTCGGAAACGGTCGACGTGAACCTCGTGGGGCTGGACGACGGCTTCGAGCGCGCCATGCCGCTCGCCAAGGCCCGGGATCCCGACACCATCATCGCCCTGCGCATGAACGGCGAGCCCCTCCCCGCCGATCACGGATTCCCGGCGCGCTCCGTCGTTCCGGGCTGGTCGGGGTCCAGCAGCATCAAATGGCTGGGGTCCATTCAGGTCTCCACCGAGCGGGTGTGGAACCGGAACAACACGTCGTCCTACGTCCTCATCGGCGATCAGTGGCCGGAAGCGGACTACGCGCCCGCCCAGGGCCCGGTGATCACGGAACTCGTCGTGAAGAGCGCGCTGGCCCTACCGAGACCCGCGCAGCTGGCGCCGGGGTCCCACGTCCTGCACGGGTTCGCGCACGCACCGGCGGGACCGGTGTCCGCCGTCGAATGGAGTCCGGACGGCGGAGCGACGTGGCTGGAAGCCGAGATCGTGGATCCGGTTTTGCCCTTGGCCTGGCAACGCTTCGAGTTCGAGTGGGACGCGACCCCGGGGGCGCACACGCTGGTCACGCGCGCCACGGATGCGGCGGGGAACACGCAGCCGGACGAGCCTCTGATGAACGAGAAGGGCTACCTGCTGAACGTCCCGCTCCCGCACCCCGTGCAGGTGGAGTGA
- a CDS encoding DUF2784 domain-containing protein: MLYRLLADLVLVVHLLFIAFVVAGGFAAIRWPRLAWAHVPCFVWGALIEFAGWICPLTPLEVRLRIASGQAGYSGGFIERYLLPIIYPGALNREIQIWLGLSVLALNAVAYAWLLRRLRRRARSVR, encoded by the coding sequence GTGCTGTACCGGTTGCTCGCGGACCTCGTCCTCGTCGTCCACCTGCTCTTCATCGCGTTCGTCGTCGCCGGCGGGTTCGCGGCGATCCGCTGGCCGAGGCTCGCGTGGGCGCACGTGCCCTGTTTCGTGTGGGGGGCCCTGATCGAGTTCGCCGGCTGGATCTGCCCGCTCACGCCGCTGGAGGTCAGGCTCCGGATTGCGAGCGGCCAGGCCGGTTACTCCGGCGGCTTCATCGAGCGCTACCTGCTGCCCATCATCTATCCCGGCGCACTCAACCGGGAGATCCAGATATGGCTCGGGCTGTCCGTACTGGCGCTCAACGCCGTGGCGTACGCCTGGCTCCTGCGCCGACTGCGCCGGCGCGCCCGAAGCGTTCGCTGA
- a CDS encoding sulfite oxidase — MMSQRNPIPRRQVLIQGGAAAAGLAVLPTDIFRGWLAGFDQEAVIPWVQRPHPGLTERMNILNWEELDSWITPVSQMFRVGHYGLPVIAEGDWNLEIGGLVDRPRTLDLAQMKARPRQEVVFTLECSGNRGRPSFIGGVHNARWAGTRLADVLTEAGVQEDGIEVVFFGADEGEEEIRGNTVTQNFARSLSLEDAMNPDIILAYEVNGEPLPTAHGFPLRVIAPGWYGIANVKWLTRIELRDRRFMGKFMARDYVTLRAEERDGETVWTETSVGRVNINSVPAKVTRNGDGYAIHGAAWGADIASVEVRVDDGPWQAATLGEGRGDPYTWTFWRMDWDAPPGRHAIVSRAVDAEGNIQPAADDPMLVNKRTYWESNGQLTRNVVID; from the coding sequence ATGATGAGCCAGCGAAACCCGATTCCACGACGACAGGTGCTGATCCAGGGCGGCGCGGCAGCCGCCGGTCTCGCGGTCCTGCCGACGGACATCTTCCGCGGCTGGCTCGCCGGGTTCGATCAGGAGGCGGTGATCCCATGGGTTCAGCGGCCGCATCCCGGGTTGACGGAGCGGATGAACATCCTGAACTGGGAAGAGCTGGATTCCTGGATCACGCCGGTCAGTCAGATGTTCCGCGTGGGGCACTACGGGTTGCCGGTCATCGCGGAGGGCGACTGGAATCTCGAGATCGGCGGACTCGTCGACCGGCCGCGGACGCTCGATCTCGCCCAGATGAAGGCGCGGCCCCGCCAGGAGGTCGTGTTCACGCTGGAGTGCTCCGGGAACCGCGGCCGTCCCTCGTTCATCGGCGGCGTCCACAACGCGCGCTGGGCGGGGACCCGGCTCGCCGATGTCCTTACGGAGGCCGGCGTTCAGGAGGACGGAATCGAGGTCGTCTTCTTCGGGGCGGACGAAGGCGAGGAGGAGATCCGGGGCAACACGGTGACGCAGAACTTCGCACGCAGCCTTTCGCTCGAGGACGCGATGAATCCCGACATCATCCTCGCGTACGAGGTGAACGGCGAACCGCTGCCGACTGCGCACGGATTTCCGCTGCGGGTCATCGCCCCCGGCTGGTACGGCATCGCAAACGTGAAGTGGCTGACGCGGATCGAACTCCGCGACCGCCGCTTCATGGGCAAGTTCATGGCCCGCGACTACGTGACGCTGCGAGCGGAGGAGCGCGACGGCGAGACCGTGTGGACGGAGACCTCGGTGGGGCGCGTGAACATCAACTCCGTCCCCGCGAAGGTCACGCGGAACGGGGACGGATACGCGATCCACGGGGCGGCGTGGGGCGCGGACATCGCCTCGGTCGAGGTCCGCGTGGACGACGGGCCGTGGCAGGCGGCGACGCTGGGCGAAGGCCGGGGCGACCCGTACACGTGGACGTTCTGGCGCATGGACTGGGACGCCCCGCCGGGTCGGCACGCGATCGTCTCGAGGGCGGTCGACGCGGAAGGCAACATCCAGCCGGCGGCGGACGACCCGATGCTCGTGAACAAGAGGACCTACTGGGAGAGCAACGGACAGCTCACCCGGAACGTCGTCATCGACTGA
- a CDS encoding amidohydrolase family protein — protein sequence MQRKRSFLALGLGGLSLTLAGCEGVVMDLVDLVDENATYVVTGGHWLDVHTGTLVENEGITIRDGRIVSIGPPADRADVTIAIDLDREATVLPGFFDLHAHYAVDLFGDGRVDETAAYPELFLANGVTTTFPAGELDPVRMRELRLAIERGERRGPRLLNSGPYFGSWRRGWDDDAMTADSIRREVDYWAAQGTAGFKAKGAGPEQLSVLIEQAHEHGLTVTAHLDSGFGNTVNPRDAILMGVDRVEHFLGGDMMPADRTAYASLQEFDDFEGDALRDIIDLYVDRGVYFDATLSIYGYWGPHDPEMTEYWTDELRFLTPYMREIVEARPPRPVNESFAKMSPIKRRTLKAFYDGGGRDLITLGTDHPSWGRYWSPFAVHREILAFARAGVPPADVFRIATLNSARAMGLDDELGSIEEGKLADLVIVRGNPLEDVRAARDVWFVFARGRLHSPDELLATAEGRIGPADASEESAWRPAR from the coding sequence ATGCAGCGGAAGCGGTCGTTCCTCGCCCTGGGACTCGGCGGCCTGTCCCTGACCCTTGCCGGATGCGAGGGGGTCGTGATGGACCTCGTCGATCTCGTGGACGAGAATGCGACCTACGTGGTCACGGGGGGACACTGGCTGGACGTGCACACCGGCACGCTGGTCGAGAACGAGGGCATCACGATTCGCGACGGGCGGATCGTCTCCATCGGCCCTCCGGCGGATAGAGCCGACGTCACAATTGCGATCGACCTGGACCGGGAAGCGACGGTCCTTCCAGGGTTCTTCGACCTGCACGCTCACTACGCGGTGGACCTGTTCGGCGATGGCCGCGTCGATGAGACGGCCGCCTATCCCGAACTCTTCCTCGCCAACGGCGTGACGACGACCTTCCCGGCCGGCGAGCTGGATCCGGTCCGCATGCGGGAACTGCGGCTCGCGATCGAGCGCGGCGAGCGCAGGGGTCCCCGGCTCCTGAACTCGGGCCCCTATTTCGGATCGTGGCGGCGGGGCTGGGACGACGACGCGATGACCGCCGATTCGATCCGCCGCGAGGTGGACTACTGGGCGGCGCAAGGCACGGCCGGCTTCAAGGCCAAGGGGGCCGGACCGGAGCAGCTCTCCGTGCTCATCGAACAGGCGCACGAGCACGGACTCACCGTCACCGCCCACCTCGACTCCGGGTTCGGGAACACGGTGAATCCCCGCGACGCGATCCTCATGGGCGTCGACCGCGTCGAGCACTTCCTCGGGGGCGACATGATGCCGGCCGACCGCACGGCCTACGCTTCGCTGCAGGAGTTCGACGACTTCGAGGGGGACGCGCTCCGCGACATCATCGACCTCTACGTGGACCGCGGCGTGTACTTCGACGCCACGCTCTCCATCTACGGGTACTGGGGTCCGCACGACCCGGAGATGACGGAGTACTGGACGGACGAACTCCGCTTCCTGACGCCGTACATGCGGGAGATCGTCGAGGCGCGGCCGCCCCGCCCCGTGAACGAGTCGTTCGCGAAGATGTCCCCGATCAAGCGCCGGACCTTGAAGGCGTTTTACGACGGCGGCGGACGCGACCTGATCACGCTCGGCACGGACCACCCGAGCTGGGGGCGGTACTGGTCGCCGTTTGCCGTACACCGCGAAATCCTCGCGTTCGCGCGCGCCGGCGTCCCGCCCGCGGACGTCTTCCGCATCGCGACCCTCAATTCGGCGCGCGCGATGGGCCTCGATGACGAACTCGGCAGCATCGAGGAAGGGAAGCTCGCGGACCTGGTGATTGTGCGGGGGAACCCGCTGGAGGATGTCCGGGCCGCCCGCGACGTCTGGTTCGTCTTCGCGCGGGGACGCCTTCATTCGCCGGATGAGCTGCTCGCGACGGCGGAGGGCAGGATCGGGCCCGCGGATGCCTCGGAGGAGTCCGCGTGGAGACCCGCTCGCTGA
- a CDS encoding MFS transporter has product MRARSSTTDSILYTVSRRHAAAIRTESEFTLHEPSAALANPPTGLPGRTSMRPAAVVALIVVSHTTIDAYTAFLPPLLPRIMDNLGLSITLAATLSTVLSISTALPQPAFGYLADRFGRRAFLAAGPIVGGVFISLLGMAPSYFVLLLLLTVGGLGSAAFHPPGASLVARAGDGRGSGVRMSIFSFGGAAGFALGPISAVAIVGLFGLSGLWIAMIPGVVLGVALWFVAKGRTRVGPGTPPPPPLEVLRKLRGPLGLVFGISVVGSFAQKAILTFIPIIAHRAGQSETAGAIVLSVYLGAQGLGTLASGYLTDRLNRQHLLAVISVLAVPTHILAFTLAPASPAAIVMAVCAGFLNMALLPPIVVVAQEILPSGTAVSSGIVMGLAWAVGTLAIPVVGGFADAFGPVAATAWSMPLLLLGALFAMQPSLRPYRRAR; this is encoded by the coding sequence ATGCGCGCACGTTCCTCCACGACGGACTCGATCCTGTATACTGTGAGCCGTCGGCACGCGGCTGCCATCCGAACGGAATCGGAGTTCACACTGCACGAACCGAGCGCGGCGCTCGCCAATCCTCCCACCGGCCTCCCGGGGCGCACGTCGATGCGCCCGGCGGCGGTCGTGGCGCTCATCGTCGTCTCGCACACGACGATCGATGCTTACACCGCGTTCCTGCCGCCGCTGCTGCCGCGGATCATGGACAACCTCGGCCTCTCGATCACGCTGGCCGCGACGCTGTCGACCGTGCTCTCCATCTCGACCGCGCTCCCGCAGCCGGCCTTCGGCTACCTCGCGGACCGCTTCGGGAGGCGCGCCTTCCTCGCCGCGGGGCCGATCGTGGGGGGCGTGTTCATCTCGCTGCTGGGGATGGCGCCCAGCTACTTCGTCCTCCTCCTGTTGCTGACGGTGGGAGGACTGGGGTCGGCCGCCTTTCACCCGCCGGGGGCCTCGCTCGTCGCGCGCGCCGGAGATGGTCGTGGAAGCGGCGTGCGCATGTCCATCTTCTCCTTCGGGGGGGCGGCGGGCTTCGCGCTGGGACCGATCAGCGCGGTCGCCATCGTGGGCTTGTTCGGCCTCTCCGGTCTGTGGATCGCGATGATCCCGGGGGTCGTGCTCGGGGTCGCCCTCTGGTTCGTCGCGAAGGGTCGGACCCGGGTAGGGCCGGGGACCCCGCCGCCTCCCCCGCTGGAGGTGCTCCGCAAACTCAGGGGGCCGCTCGGTCTCGTGTTCGGGATCTCGGTCGTCGGATCCTTCGCGCAGAAGGCGATCCTCACCTTCATCCCGATCATCGCCCACCGCGCGGGACAGAGCGAGACGGCGGGCGCCATCGTGCTCAGCGTCTATCTCGGCGCCCAGGGCCTGGGGACGCTCGCCTCCGGCTACCTCACCGACCGGCTCAACCGGCAGCACCTCCTGGCCGTGATCAGCGTGCTCGCCGTGCCCACGCACATCCTTGCGTTCACGCTGGCGCCGGCCAGCCCCGCCGCGATCGTGATGGCCGTGTGTGCGGGCTTCCTGAACATGGCGCTGCTGCCTCCAATCGTCGTGGTTGCGCAGGAGATCCTCCCCTCGGGGACGGCGGTGAGTTCGGGCATCGTCATGGGGCTCGCGTGGGCCGTGGGGACGCTGGCGATTCCCGTCGTGGGCGGGTTCGCGGACGCGTTCGGGCCCGTCGCCGCGACCGCGTGGTCGATGCCGCTCCTGCTGCTCGGCGCGCTCTTCGCAATGCAGCCCTCGCTTCGCCCGTACCGCAGAGCCCGGTGA
- a CDS encoding amidohydrolase: protein MNRPNPSVVTLAGAVLAACGGPPAEPADLILVDGSVITLDAESRVAEAVAVRDEHVVAVGSTADVETLAGPETRRIDLAGRAVTPGLMDAHVHFANGGANRLYRLDLSYPNVENIADVQGMVAERAGRLSEGEWVRGGGWDEGKLDELRYIYASDLDAVAAGQPVWLAHTMGHYGVANSLALDMAGITADTPDPPGGTIDRDAAGQPTGVLKESAMGLVTRLIPSLGPGERREGIRALADAFNAECMTGGKDPGIGRRSWEAYRDVLADGDLTVRIFVLWDGRDGTLEEVRAYADSLATFTRPYESTGDDRLIPGGVKLYSDGSGGARTAWLYEDWNRERTGTDTGNRGYPAMDPDELRRRFRAYHDAGLHVSIHSIGDRAIDWTVDGFVEALEATPTRGLRHGVIHANIPSDRALDAMAELQQEWQAGYPEPSPTFTWWIGDTYAGNFGPERALRLNPFRSYRDRGMIWASGSDFFVTPYPARYGVWASVARQPLLGVYGSDPYGTAESVDVETALRSFTTWAAHQMFLEEKVGTIEPGKYADLAVWDRNPLTVPTIELRDMSCEMTVFNGEVVFDRASVPAP from the coding sequence ATGAACCGACCGAACCCATCCGTCGTCACGTTGGCCGGTGCCGTCCTCGCCGCCTGTGGGGGGCCACCGGCCGAGCCGGCCGACCTGATCCTCGTGGACGGAAGCGTGATCACGCTCGACGCGGAGAGCCGCGTCGCCGAAGCCGTGGCGGTGCGCGACGAACATGTCGTGGCGGTCGGTTCGACGGCGGACGTCGAGACGCTCGCGGGCCCGGAGACCCGCCGGATCGACCTCGCGGGACGCGCGGTGACGCCCGGCCTCATGGACGCGCACGTCCACTTCGCGAATGGCGGCGCGAACCGCCTGTACCGCCTCGACCTGAGCTATCCGAACGTGGAGAACATCGCGGACGTGCAGGGCATGGTCGCGGAGCGAGCCGGGCGGCTTTCCGAGGGCGAATGGGTGCGCGGCGGCGGCTGGGACGAAGGGAAACTCGACGAGTTGCGCTACATTTACGCCTCCGATCTGGACGCCGTCGCCGCGGGGCAGCCTGTGTGGCTGGCACACACGATGGGCCACTACGGCGTGGCCAACTCGCTCGCCCTCGACATGGCGGGCATCACGGCGGACACGCCCGATCCGCCCGGCGGCACCATCGATCGCGACGCGGCCGGGCAGCCGACCGGCGTCCTCAAGGAGTCCGCCATGGGTCTCGTGACCCGCCTCATCCCGTCGCTCGGACCCGGCGAGCGGCGCGAGGGGATTCGCGCGCTCGCCGACGCCTTCAACGCCGAGTGCATGACGGGCGGCAAGGATCCCGGGATCGGCCGCCGAAGCTGGGAGGCCTACCGCGATGTCCTCGCCGACGGCGACCTCACGGTCCGGATCTTCGTCCTGTGGGACGGCCGCGACGGGACGCTGGAGGAGGTCCGCGCCTACGCCGACAGCCTCGCGACCTTCACGCGGCCCTACGAGTCGACGGGGGACGACCGGCTCATCCCCGGCGGCGTCAAGTTGTACAGCGACGGCAGCGGCGGCGCCCGCACGGCCTGGCTGTACGAGGACTGGAACCGGGAGCGCACCGGGACCGACACCGGCAACCGCGGGTATCCGGCCATGGACCCGGACGAACTGCGCCGACGCTTCCGGGCGTATCACGACGCCGGCCTCCACGTCTCGATCCACTCCATTGGCGACCGCGCGATCGACTGGACCGTCGACGGCTTCGTCGAGGCGCTCGAGGCGACCCCCACCCGCGGGCTCCGGCACGGGGTCATCCACGCGAACATCCCCTCGGACCGCGCGCTCGACGCGATGGCCGAACTCCAGCAGGAATGGCAGGCCGGCTACCCGGAGCCGTCCCCCACCTTCACGTGGTGGATCGGCGACACCTACGCGGGGAACTTCGGGCCCGAGCGAGCCCTGCGGCTGAATCCGTTCCGCTCCTATCGGGACCGGGGCATGATCTGGGCGAGCGGCTCCGACTTCTTCGTCACGCCCTACCCGGCGCGCTACGGCGTCTGGGCCTCCGTCGCGCGCCAGCCGCTGCTCGGCGTCTACGGGAGCGACCCGTACGGCACCGCAGAGTCCGTCGATGTCGAGACGGCGCTGCGCTCGTTCACGACCTGGGCCGCGCACCAGATGTTCCTCGAGGAGAAGGTCGGAACGATCGAACCCGGCAAGTACGCGGATCTGGCGGTCTGGGACCGCAACCCGCTCACCGTCCCGACGATCGAACTGCGGGACATGTCGTGCGAGATGACCGTCTTCAACGGCGAAGTCGTATTCGACCGCGCGAGCGTCCCCGCACCATGA
- a CDS encoding 8-oxo-dGTP diphosphatase produces MPPRPLAPERPIPESWEPDLNATLLYIVRGGEILLIHKKRGLGAGKLNGAGGKVEPGESTIEAAMREFQEELRARPVAPRKVGEVGFEVLSGMSILIHVFRSDVLEGEPVETSEATPVWAPLDDLPYDRMWEDDRHWLPHLIEDRPFEAYARFVGDDMVHCEVACLSDTESFRWESC; encoded by the coding sequence ATGCCACCTCGACCCCTCGCGCCCGAACGTCCCATCCCGGAGAGTTGGGAGCCGGACCTCAATGCGACCCTCCTCTACATCGTGCGGGGAGGGGAAATCCTCCTCATCCACAAGAAGCGCGGACTCGGCGCCGGCAAGCTGAACGGAGCCGGGGGCAAGGTCGAACCCGGCGAGAGCACGATCGAGGCCGCGATGCGGGAGTTTCAGGAGGAACTGCGGGCGCGGCCCGTGGCGCCCCGGAAGGTAGGCGAAGTGGGATTCGAGGTGCTGAGCGGCATGTCCATCCTGATCCACGTCTTCCGGTCGGACGTGCTGGAAGGAGAGCCGGTCGAGACGAGCGAAGCGACCCCCGTTTGGGCGCCCCTCGACGACCTCCCGTACGATCGGATGTGGGAGGACGACCGCCACTGGCTGCCGCACCTCATCGAGGACCGCCCGTTCGAGGCGTACGCACGTTTCGTGGGCGACGACATGGTGCACTGCGAGGTGGCCTGTCTCTCCGACACCGAGAGCTTCCGCTGGGAGTCGTGCTGA
- a CDS encoding site-specific DNA-methyltransferase has translation MTVGVNEIMSGAESSLSLKRQAKIEAWRDGAAPERTDHKLYLGDARDMPEIGEPIHLVVTSPPYFNLIDYDGGRADDGQLGGIDDYESFLDELDHVWRRCYDLLTPGGRLCVVVGSVCISRRAGGRHHVLPLPADISVRARRIGFDYLTPIRWYKIANMATEASGVGFLGKPYEPNAIVKNDVETILMLRKPGSYRKPTAAQRALSLIEPDDHQRWFRSIWDDIRGEARKRGHPAPFPVELASRLVQMFSFVGDTVLDPFWGTGTTTAAAMLTARSSVGYEIEPRYVEIGRSRLEQLDALQVPAEVTFP, from the coding sequence ATGACGGTAGGCGTCAACGAGATCATGTCCGGAGCCGAGTCCTCGCTCAGCTTGAAACGTCAGGCCAAGATCGAGGCTTGGCGGGACGGAGCGGCTCCGGAGCGGACGGACCACAAGCTGTATCTTGGCGACGCCCGCGACATGCCCGAGATCGGCGAGCCGATCCATCTCGTCGTCACGTCACCGCCGTATTTCAACCTCATCGATTACGACGGTGGCCGCGCCGACGACGGCCAGCTCGGCGGCATCGATGACTACGAATCCTTCCTGGATGAGCTGGACCATGTGTGGCGGCGGTGCTACGACCTCCTCACGCCGGGCGGTCGGCTGTGCGTGGTCGTGGGGAGCGTCTGCATTTCACGCCGGGCCGGAGGCCGTCATCACGTTCTGCCGCTCCCCGCCGACATCTCGGTCCGCGCGCGGCGGATCGGGTTCGACTACCTCACGCCGATCCGCTGGTACAAGATCGCCAACATGGCGACGGAGGCGAGCGGAGTCGGGTTCCTGGGGAAGCCTTACGAACCCAACGCGATCGTGAAGAACGACGTCGAGACCATCCTGATGCTGCGGAAGCCCGGGAGCTACCGGAAGCCGACGGCGGCACAGCGTGCGCTCAGCCTCATCGAACCGGACGACCACCAGCGCTGGTTCCGATCGATCTGGGACGACATCCGCGGCGAAGCCCGCAAACGAGGCCATCCGGCGCCTTTCCCGGTGGAACTGGCCTCCCGTCTGGTCCAGATGTTCAGCTTCGTGGGGGACACCGTCCTCGATCCGTTCTGGGGGACGGGGACGACGACAGCCGCCGCCATGCTCACGGCCCGTTCGAGCGTCGGGTACGAGATCGAACCGAGATATGTCGAGATCGGACGGAGTCGACTGGAACAGCTTGACGCCCTGCAAGTGCCGGCGGAGGTGACCTTCCCTTGA